A window from Primulina huaijiensis isolate GDHJ02 chromosome 13, ASM1229523v2, whole genome shotgun sequence encodes these proteins:
- the LOC140990906 gene encoding ubiquitin-like protein ATG12 isoform X1, whose translation MSSETRKVVVHLRATGDAPILKQAKFKIAGADKFVKVIDFLRRQLHRETLFVYVNSAFSPNPDELVIDLYNVLLKQICIISMIIVIGCEQN comes from the exons ATGTCGTCGGAGACCCGTAAAG TGGTAGTTCACCTAAGAGCAACCGGTGACGCTCCAATCCTCAAGCAAGCTAAATTCaag ATTGCTGGGGCTGACAAGTTTGTAAAAGTTATTGATTTTCTTCGTCGTCAACTTCACAGGGAAACTTTG TTTGTGTACGTGAACAGCGCCTTCTCACCAAATCCAGATGAGTTGGTCATCGATCTATATAAT GTTCTACTAAAGCAAATATGCATTATTTCCATGATTATTGTCATTGGATGTGAGCAAAATTAA
- the LOC140990906 gene encoding ubiquitin-like protein ATG12 isoform X2, producing MSSETRKVVVHLRATGDAPILKQAKFKIAGADKFVKVIDFLRRQLHRETLFVYVNSAFSPNPDELVIDLYNNFGFDGKLVVNYACSMAWG from the exons ATGTCGTCGGAGACCCGTAAAG TGGTAGTTCACCTAAGAGCAACCGGTGACGCTCCAATCCTCAAGCAAGCTAAATTCaag ATTGCTGGGGCTGACAAGTTTGTAAAAGTTATTGATTTTCTTCGTCGTCAACTTCACAGGGAAACTTTG TTTGTGTACGTGAACAGCGCCTTCTCACCAAATCCAGATGAGTTGGTCATCGATCTATATAAT AACTTTGGTTTTGATGGTAAATTAGTGGTTAATTATGCATGCTCCATGGCCTGGGGTTGA